One bacterium genomic window carries:
- the greA gene encoding transcription elongation factor GreA has product MDEKETILTPEGLRKLEEELDHLKTVKRKEVAERIKQAKEFGDLAENSEYEDAKNEQAFTEGRILTLEGMLRSVKVINNHEVRSDVVTIGSTVKIADESGEDLTYTIVGSAEADPLRDKISNESPVGRALLGKRKGQVVTVQVPAGTIRYTIRGIKR; this is encoded by the coding sequence ATGGACGAGAAGGAAACCATCCTGACGCCCGAAGGCTTGCGCAAGCTTGAGGAAGAGCTGGATCACCTCAAGACGGTGAAGCGCAAGGAAGTCGCCGAACGAATCAAGCAGGCCAAAGAGTTCGGCGATCTGGCCGAGAATTCGGAGTACGAGGACGCCAAGAATGAGCAGGCGTTCACGGAAGGCCGGATTCTCACGCTCGAGGGAATGCTCCGCAGCGTAAAGGTGATCAACAACCACGAAGTCCGCTCGGACGTGGTGACGATCGGGAGCACCGTCAAGATCGCCGACGAGTCCGGCGAAGATCTCACCTACACGATCGTCGGATCCGCCGAGGCGGACCCGCTGCGCGACAAGATCAGCAACGAGTCGCCGGTGGGACGTGCACTCCTCGGCAAGCGGAAGGGGCAGGTCGTGACGGTCCAGGTCCCGGCCGGCACCATTCGTTACACGATTCGGGGCATCAAGCGGTGA
- a CDS encoding ATP-dependent Clp protease ATP-binding subunit, with translation MFERFTERARRVIILAQEEAKRLNHSAVGTEHILLGIIREGEGVASKVLESLNINPDRVRAEIESAIGRGERTPYEEVAFTPRAKKVLELALDEARRLGHNYIGTEHLLLGLIREGEGVAARVLEAMGADLERVRSQVVYLLGEEGTASYTKQASKTPTLDEFGRDLTKHARDNKLDPVIGREREIERVIQVLSRRTKNNPALIGEPGVGKTAITEGLAQRIVRGDVPEVLRTKRVVQLDLAALVAGTKYRGEFEERMKKVMEEIRKAQGEVILFVDELHTLVGAGAAEGAIDASNILKPSLSRGELQCIGATTLDEYRKYVERDAALERRFAPILVAEPTVEQSIEILRGLRERYEAHHGVKISDEALVAAATLADKYISDRFLPDKAIDLMDEAASKIRLQASFLPQEVRQALEKADRVRREKEEAIKGQDFEKAASLRDKEKVLRQKLEELESSWKTDKGRDITTVSADDIADIVSSWTGIPVMRLVEEETEKLLRMEDSLHKRIVGQEEAVRAVSRAVRRARAGLKDARRPIGSFIFLGPTGVGKTELTLALAEFLFGDEGAVIRIDMSEYTERHTVSRLVGAPPGYVGYEEGGQLTEQVRRRPYCVVLLDEIEKAHPEIFNVLLQILEDGRLTDAQGRTVDFKNCVVIMTSNVGAPQIQRDTTFGFRAPDTEAAETQRSYDRMKTHVMEELRRTFRPEFLNRVDEIIVFRPLSREQIALIVDILMERVRREIRGQGMELILTDAAREVLAQEGFDPQYGARPLRRAIQRLVEDPLSDDMLRGKFSAGDKIVLDARDGQVVFEKKREPEPVSADTGS, from the coding sequence ATGTTTGAACGGTTTACCGAACGTGCCCGCCGCGTCATCATCCTCGCGCAGGAGGAGGCGAAGCGGCTCAATCATAGCGCGGTCGGTACGGAGCATATCCTCCTCGGTATCATCCGCGAGGGCGAGGGCGTGGCCAGCAAGGTCCTCGAGTCCCTCAACATCAACCCGGACCGTGTCCGCGCGGAGATCGAGAGCGCGATCGGCCGGGGCGAGCGGACGCCCTACGAAGAGGTGGCGTTTACCCCGCGGGCCAAGAAGGTCCTGGAGCTCGCGCTCGACGAGGCCCGGAGGTTGGGGCACAACTACATCGGCACCGAGCATCTGCTACTCGGGTTGATCCGCGAGGGCGAGGGCGTAGCCGCGCGCGTGCTCGAGGCCATGGGCGCGGACCTCGAGCGAGTTCGCTCGCAGGTCGTGTACCTCCTCGGGGAAGAGGGCACGGCGTCGTACACCAAGCAGGCGAGCAAGACCCCGACGCTCGACGAATTTGGCCGCGATCTGACGAAGCATGCCCGTGACAACAAACTTGACCCGGTGATTGGGCGCGAGCGGGAGATCGAGCGCGTGATCCAGGTGCTCTCCCGGCGTACCAAGAACAACCCGGCCCTGATCGGCGAACCGGGCGTGGGGAAGACCGCGATCACCGAGGGGCTCGCCCAGCGAATCGTTCGGGGTGACGTCCCCGAGGTGCTCAGGACGAAGCGCGTGGTGCAGCTCGACCTCGCGGCGCTCGTCGCCGGTACCAAGTACCGGGGCGAGTTCGAAGAGCGGATGAAGAAAGTGATGGAGGAAATCCGGAAGGCCCAGGGCGAGGTCATCTTGTTCGTGGATGAGCTCCACACGCTGGTGGGCGCCGGGGCTGCGGAAGGCGCGATCGACGCGAGCAACATCCTCAAGCCGTCCCTGTCGCGGGGCGAGCTCCAGTGCATCGGCGCCACGACCCTGGACGAGTACCGGAAGTACGTCGAGCGCGATGCGGCGCTGGAGCGCCGGTTCGCGCCGATCCTTGTGGCCGAGCCGACCGTGGAGCAGAGCATCGAGATCCTGCGCGGGCTCCGCGAGCGGTACGAGGCTCACCACGGCGTCAAGATCAGCGACGAGGCGCTTGTCGCCGCAGCGACGCTGGCCGACAAGTACATCTCGGACCGGTTCCTGCCCGATAAGGCGATCGACCTCATGGACGAGGCTGCGAGCAAGATCCGCCTGCAGGCGAGCTTCCTGCCTCAGGAAGTGCGGCAGGCGCTTGAGAAGGCCGACCGGGTCCGCCGGGAAAAGGAAGAGGCGATCAAGGGGCAGGACTTCGAGAAAGCCGCGAGCCTCCGTGACAAGGAGAAGGTGCTCCGCCAGAAGCTGGAGGAGCTCGAGAGCTCCTGGAAGACCGACAAGGGGCGGGATATCACGACGGTCAGCGCGGACGACATCGCCGACATCGTGTCCAGCTGGACGGGGATCCCCGTGATGCGCCTCGTCGAGGAGGAGACCGAGAAGCTCCTCCGCATGGAGGATTCGCTGCACAAGCGGATCGTTGGACAGGAAGAGGCCGTGCGCGCGGTGTCGCGCGCGGTCCGGCGTGCACGCGCCGGGCTCAAGGACGCGCGCCGACCGATCGGGTCGTTCATCTTCCTCGGCCCCACGGGCGTCGGGAAGACGGAGCTGACGCTCGCGCTCGCCGAGTTCCTGTTCGGGGACGAGGGGGCGGTCATCCGCATCGACATGTCCGAGTACACGGAGCGCCACACCGTGTCCCGGCTCGTCGGGGCCCCTCCGGGGTACGTGGGGTACGAGGAGGGCGGCCAGCTCACCGAGCAGGTGCGTCGGCGGCCGTACTGCGTCGTGCTCCTGGACGAAATCGAGAAGGCCCATCCCGAGATCTTCAACGTGCTGCTCCAGATTCTGGAGGACGGGCGGCTCACGGACGCGCAGGGGCGCACCGTGGACTTCAAGAACTGCGTCGTGATCATGACGAGCAACGTCGGCGCGCCGCAGATTCAGCGGGACACGACGTTCGGATTCCGTGCGCCGGACACGGAGGCGGCGGAGACGCAGCGCTCGTACGACCGGATGAAGACGCACGTGATGGAGGAGCTGCGCCGCACGTTCCGGCCGGAGTTCCTGAATCGCGTGGACGAGATCATCGTGTTCCGGCCGCTGTCGCGCGAGCAGATCGCGTTGATCGTGGACATCCTGATGGAGCGGGTGCGTCGCGAGATCCGCGGACAGGGAATGGAGCTGATCCTGACCGACGCGGCGCGCGAGGTGCTGGCACAGGAAGGATTCGACCCGCAGTACGGCGCGCGGCCGCTCCGGCGCGCGATCCAGCGCCTGGTCGAGGACCCGCTGTCCGACGACATGCTGCGCGGAAAGTTCAGCGCCGGCGACAAGATCGTGCTGGACGCGCGGGACGGACAGGTGGTGTTCGAGAAGAAGCGGGAACCGGAGCCGGTATCCGCCGACACGGGATCATAA
- the radA gene encoding DNA repair protein RadA yields the protein MARLGGDAGQPGRIVYVCQACGYESPKWLGRCPNCTGWNTLVEEVLPALPKSAGGRARATGSAGGGAAAVATPITEVALGDEPRVAVGIGEVDRVLGGGLVPGSLVLIGGDPGVGKSTLALGIAHHIAAARAVLYVSGEESARQTKMRAGRLGVDAPRLLVLAETDLTRIIAQIADTRAALVIIDSIQTMYRPDLPGAPGSVGQIRECTGDLLRVAKTEDGPAILIVGHVTKDGAIAGPRVLEHMVDTVLYFEGERHHAYRVLRATKNRFGSTNEIGVFAMGGRGLSPVPDPSALFLAERPADAPGSAVVCAIEGTRPILLEVQALVTRTPFGMPRRTASGVDYNRMLLLLAVLEKRAGLHLGACDVYVSVAGGVRVDEPAADLGVACAVAGSHRDRAVEGSTAVVGEVGLGGEIRAVSQIGRRVAEAAKLGFRRVVLPQANLAGMDADEATGVELVGVARIGQALELLLG from the coding sequence GTGGCGAGACTGGGAGGCGATGCCGGGCAGCCTGGGCGGATCGTCTACGTATGCCAAGCCTGCGGCTACGAGTCACCCAAATGGCTCGGGCGCTGCCCGAACTGCACCGGCTGGAACACACTCGTTGAGGAGGTGTTGCCGGCACTCCCGAAGAGTGCCGGCGGCCGGGCCCGCGCGACCGGGTCTGCCGGGGGAGGAGCGGCAGCGGTCGCGACGCCGATCACCGAGGTGGCGCTCGGGGACGAGCCCCGTGTTGCCGTGGGCATCGGCGAGGTCGACCGCGTGCTCGGCGGCGGACTTGTGCCGGGATCGCTCGTGCTGATCGGCGGCGATCCGGGCGTCGGCAAGTCCACGCTCGCGTTGGGAATCGCGCATCACATCGCCGCGGCCCGCGCCGTCCTGTACGTGTCCGGCGAGGAGTCGGCGCGGCAGACGAAGATGCGGGCGGGCCGGCTCGGGGTGGACGCGCCTCGCCTGCTCGTGCTCGCGGAGACGGATCTCACCCGGATCATCGCGCAGATCGCGGACACCCGCGCGGCGCTCGTCATCATCGACTCCATCCAGACGATGTACCGGCCGGACCTTCCGGGCGCGCCGGGCAGCGTCGGGCAGATCCGGGAGTGCACGGGCGATCTGCTGCGCGTGGCGAAGACCGAGGACGGCCCCGCGATCCTGATCGTCGGCCACGTCACCAAGGACGGCGCGATCGCGGGCCCCCGGGTGTTGGAGCATATGGTGGACACGGTGCTCTACTTCGAGGGCGAACGACATCACGCGTATCGCGTGTTGCGCGCGACCAAAAACCGGTTCGGCTCGACGAACGAGATCGGCGTGTTCGCGATGGGCGGGCGCGGGCTCTCGCCGGTGCCGGATCCGTCGGCGTTGTTTCTTGCGGAACGTCCCGCCGATGCCCCGGGGTCCGCCGTCGTCTGCGCGATCGAGGGCACGCGTCCGATCCTGCTTGAGGTCCAGGCGCTCGTGACGCGGACGCCGTTCGGGATGCCGCGCCGGACGGCGTCCGGCGTCGACTACAACCGCATGCTGCTGTTGCTCGCGGTGCTCGAGAAGCGCGCCGGGCTCCACCTCGGCGCGTGCGACGTGTACGTCAGCGTCGCGGGCGGGGTGCGGGTGGACGAGCCGGCGGCGGATCTGGGCGTGGCCTGTGCCGTCGCGGGAAGCCATCGCGACCGCGCCGTGGAGGGATCCACCGCGGTCGTCGGCGAGGTGGGACTCGGGGGCGAGATCCGCGCAGTCAGCCAGATCGGCCGGCGGGTCGCGGAGGCGGCGAAGCTGGGGTTCCGGCGAGTGGTGCTGCCCCAGGCCAACCTCGCCGGCATGGACGCGGACGAGGCGACCGGGGTCGAGCTCGTGGGCGTTGCACGGATCGGCCAGGCGCTGGAACTGTTGCTGGGCTGA